One segment of Colius striatus isolate bColStr4 chromosome 23, bColStr4.1.hap1, whole genome shotgun sequence DNA contains the following:
- the SIK2 gene encoding serine/threonine-protein kinase SIK2 isoform X2: MNIKIADFGFGNFYSSGEPLTTWCGSPPYAAPEVFEGQQYEGPQLDIWSMGVVLYVLVCGALPFDGPTLPILRQRVLEGRFRIPYFMSEECEHLIRRMLVLDPSKRLTIAQIKEHKWMLIEVPAQRPILYPPGEENEPSIGEYNEQVLRLMHSLGIDQQKTVESLQNKSYNHFAAIYYLLVERLKSHRSSFPVEQRLDARQRRPSTIAEQAVAKAQAVVPSVNLHSQSARLLQSPGLTSASGTEAFSFPPSSCQGETAFMEEERVETPKVNGCLLDPVPPVVIRKGCQSLPTSMMETSIDEGIETEGESEDDPAQAFAALRAARCGKRRHTLAEVTNQLVMMPGTGKVYSLDENSSLGSIESEYDMGSIHRDIKFLEDTPSLKEMVLTSQQTARMTPPFIGLRPANPAMQALTSQKRETHNRSPVSFREGRRASDTSLTQGIVAFRQHLQNLARTKGILELNKVQLLYEQMGPEEEPSLASTATQLQDLINSPPQEEASHQQQEAASAFPNGAHPPLLSRRQSLETQYLQHRLQKPTLLSKAQNTCQLYCKELPRSLEQQLQEHRLHQKRLFLQKQSQLQAYFNQMQIAESSYPRSSQLPLSCQEEEQQQQATQFGLQQPLSPLMEPSSEQMQYDPFLGQYQKVQLDTLPSSQITSSSRLSSPVQVQQPAKSLQYSYQTSELPVVTSSEPDYPDQCQYSMDPAQQSSVALPDSQSSSASHESQSNYDALTLSELPGLFDCEMMETVDPQHSGYVLVN, translated from the exons ATGAACATCAAAATCGCAG ATTTTGGATTTGGCAATTTCTATAGCAGCGGTGAGCCTCTGACAACGTGGTGTGGAAGCCCACCGTATGCAGCCCCAGAAGTCTTTGAAGGACAGCAGTACGAGGGACCCCAGCTGGATATCTGG AGCATGGGTGTAGTGCTTTATGTTTTGGTCTGTGGAGCATTGCCTTTTGATGGACCAACGCTCCCCATACTGAGGCAACGAGTTCTTGAAGGAAGGTTCAGGATCCCTTACTTTATGTCAGAAG AATGTGAACATCTGATTAGGAGAATGTTGGTCCTAGACCCATCCAAACGGTTAACTATTGCTCAGATTAAGGAGCACAAGTGGATGCTTATAGAAGTTCCTGCACAGAGACCCATTCTTTATCCACCAGGAGAGGAGAATGAGCCTTCCATTGGAGAGTATAATGAGCAGGTCTTACGGCTAATGCACAGCCTTGGAATAGACCAACAGAAAACTGTTGAG tctctgcagaACAAGAGCTATAACCACTTTGCTGCTATCTATTACTTGTTAGTGGAAAGACTCAAATCACATCGGAGTAGCTTCCCCGTGGAACAGAGACTTGATGCTCGCCAGCGGCGGCCAAGCACCATCGCTGAGCAGGCAGTAGCCAAG GCACAAGCTGTGGTACCCTCAGTTAACTTGCATTCACAAAGTGCAAGGCTGTTGCAGTCTCCAGGTCTTACTTCAGCTTCAGGAACAGAAGCCTTTTCATTCCCTCCATCCAGCTGCCAGGGAGAGACGGCATTTATGGAGGAAGAAAGAGTTGAGACTCCAAAG GTAAATGGCTGCCTGCTCGATCCCGTGCCTCCTGTGGTGATTAGGAAAGGGTGCCAATCATTGCCTACCAGCATGATGGAAACTTCTATTGATGAAGGAATAGAGACAGAAGGAGAATCAGAAGATGACCCTGCACAGGCATTTGCAGCCCTTCGAGCAGCTCGCTGTGGGAAGCGACGTCACACCCTGGCAGAAGTTACCAACCAGCTGGTGATGATGCCAGGCACAG GAAAAGTGTATTCATTGGATGAAAACTCATCTCTGGGCAGTATTGAATCAGAGTATGACATGGGATCCATTCACAGAGATATTAAATTCCTGGAGGACACCCCTTCCTTGAAAGAAATGGTGCTAACCAGCCAACAAACAGCCAGAATGACCCCACCTTTCATAGGTCTGAGACCTGCCAATCCAGCCATGCAGGCACTCACCTCCCAGAAGCGAGAGACCCACAACCGCTCTCCTGTCAGTTTCCGAGAGGGGCGCAGAGCTTCTGACACCTCCCTCACACAAG GAATTGTAGCATTCAGACAGCACCTCCAGAACCTGGCACGAACCAAAGGAATCCTGGAGCTGAACAAAGTCCAGTTGCTGTATGAACAGATGGGACCAGAAGAAGAACCTTCTCTGGCATCAACTGCCACCCAGTTGCAGGACCTCATTAATAGTCCTCCCCAG GAGGAAGCATCTCACCAGCAGCAAGAAGCTGCATCTGCTTTCCCTAATGGTGCACATCCTCCGTTATTATCCAGACGGCAGAGCTTAGAAACACAGTACTTACAACATAGGCTCCAG AAACCCACTCTACTATCAAAAGCTCAGAATACTTGCCAGCTATACTGCAAAGAATTGCCCCGGAGTCTGGAACAGCAGTTACAGGAGCACAG GCTGCATCAGAAGAGACTCTTTCTCCAGAAGCAGTCCCAGCTGCAGGCCTATTTTAACCAGATGCAAATAGCTGAGAGCTCATACCCAAGGTCAAGTCAACTGCCACTTTCATgccaggaggaggagcagcagcagcaagcaaCCCAGTTCGGCTTGCAGCAGCCTCTGAGCCCTCTGATGGAGCCTTCCTCAGAACAAATGCAATACGACCCCTTCCTCGGTCAATATCAGAAGGTACAGCTGGATACGTTGCCATCCTCCCAGATCACCAGCTCATCGCGCTTGTCATCACCAGTTCAGGTGCAGCAGCCAGCCAAGTCCTTACAATACTCATATCAGACTTCTGAATTGCCTGTTGTCACCTCTTCTGAGCCAGACTATCCAGACCAGTGCCAGTATTCCATGGACCCAGCACAACAGAGCAGTGTAGCATTGCCTGAcagccagagcagctcagcatctCACGAGTCCCAGTCAAACTATGATGCATTAACCCTCTCGGAATTGCCTGGACTCTTTGATTGTGAAATGATGGAGACTGTAGATCCCCAGCACAGTGGCTATGTCCTGGTGAATTAA